In Synergistes jonesii, one DNA window encodes the following:
- a CDS encoding sodium:solute symporter family protein, whose product MDIYAIISVFFLCAYLFIGLYAGRQTKSVEDHYVMSRSATAIFITGTLIASNLSSVTFTGFTATVATSGPLGLISQFGASVTGSLFLGLFAGRYLYRMRLLTVPDYFAKRYPGKGPQLAASIIVLVSMTAYMITVTLGAVVVINNIFGWSNIMSLIAIMVIITLFTMVGGMRSVVVTDTVMFLVFLLAALVIGPSVIIKAGGFAAAISKAAESFPYLFAWNGNAPKLNGFMSILEMNLLSFLMVLGAPHLISRVSIAKSERELGKSMIYLSVLLPLLIISLLYPFSFFPLLNTGVKPVASYVWVCKNLVPSLIGSIGLAGVVAAAISTATSLFQQASATLSSCIIKDFLFPNMNEKQLLFVSRLSVVVIGVIVFFGSLNPSISGATIMYSFLFATAAFGAWIPAIYLGLLWKKATTTGATWSMLLTMPLIIVVALARQKGIIPIWVPTNLVGLVFSMTTMVIISLSTKQEDAESIYNEIHNKVEIA is encoded by the coding sequence GTGGATATATATGCAATAATTTCTGTGTTTTTCCTCTGCGCATATCTTTTTATCGGCCTATATGCAGGTAGACAGACAAAAAGCGTTGAAGACCACTATGTCATGAGCCGCAGCGCAACTGCGATATTTATCACAGGGACGCTCATTGCGTCAAACCTCAGTAGCGTGACGTTTACCGGCTTTACTGCGACTGTTGCCACGTCAGGTCCGCTGGGGTTGATTAGCCAATTTGGGGCATCCGTAACAGGTAGCCTGTTTCTTGGGCTATTTGCAGGCCGCTATCTTTACAGGATGAGGCTCCTAACAGTACCGGATTATTTTGCAAAACGTTATCCTGGCAAAGGACCCCAGTTAGCTGCGTCAATTATAGTTCTAGTTTCAATGACAGCTTACATGATTACTGTAACGCTTGGTGCAGTAGTCGTCATTAACAACATTTTCGGATGGTCCAACATTATGTCGCTTATTGCAATAATGGTAATAATTACGTTGTTTACGATGGTTGGCGGTATGAGGTCAGTTGTGGTAACTGATACTGTTATGTTTTTAGTGTTTCTCTTGGCTGCACTTGTTATTGGACCTTCCGTGATAATTAAAGCAGGAGGGTTTGCGGCAGCGATTTCAAAGGCAGCGGAATCTTTCCCATATCTTTTTGCGTGGAACGGCAATGCCCCGAAACTCAATGGGTTTATGAGTATACTAGAAATGAATTTGCTCTCTTTCCTCATGGTTCTTGGTGCCCCGCACCTGATTAGCCGTGTAAGCATAGCTAAGAGCGAGCGTGAGCTTGGAAAATCGATGATTTATCTCTCCGTTCTGTTGCCATTGCTTATTATCTCGCTTCTGTATCCATTCAGTTTCTTCCCACTTCTCAATACCGGAGTGAAACCGGTTGCGTCTTATGTTTGGGTTTGCAAGAATCTGGTTCCGAGCCTTATCGGTAGTATCGGTCTGGCCGGTGTCGTTGCAGCTGCAATCTCGACCGCCACATCGCTTTTTCAACAGGCGTCAGCTACGCTTAGTTCGTGCATCATCAAAGATTTTCTCTTTCCTAACATGAACGAAAAGCAGCTCCTGTTTGTGTCCAGACTTTCGGTTGTGGTAATCGGTGTCATAGTATTTTTTGGTTCACTTAACCCGTCGATAAGCGGAGCAACGATAATGTACTCGTTCCTCTTTGCAACAGCCGCTTTTGGAGCGTGGATCCCTGCAATTTATCTGGGGTTATTGTGGAAAAAAGCGACGACCACCGGAGCCACGTGGTCAATGTTATTGACAATGCCGCTGATTATAGTAGTGGCTCTTGCAAGGCAGAAAGGAATAATACCAATTTGGGTGCCTACTAATCTCGTCGGGCTTGTTTTTTCTATGACCACTATGGTTATTATATCACTTTCTACAAAGCAAGAAGACGCCGAATCAATCTATAACGAAATACACAATAAAGTAGAAATAGCATAA
- a CDS encoding xanthine dehydrogenase family protein molybdopterin-binding subunit → MRQFQIVGRRQEKQEAALKAMGKLKYTGDLYVPDMLHCKILRSPYANAIVKNVDKDEALKIPGVVDIITYDDVPKILSMHQYLHVPEIMYKDSYLLERHVRHVGDRVAAVAAETVEAAEAALEKIKVEYEVLPSALDFESTLAPEAPVIHEEALKGDNPVNIRGNVFDTVDITIGDVEKAFDEADLVLTKHFRTSKPNPAPLERTAVLCVPDGNGHVDIWATSQGIHAMRMNIACSLGLPISRLTCHRVFLGGAFGAHIQTGFIENICTLLALRTGRPIKGEKTREEMFLSCGRHPMLLKLKVGFKKNGKITALHADVTDDTGAYAFSGSSKMMLAAGFTLSMYKCPNLRMSGRAVYTNTPPLTAMRGAGNPQATWAVESVMDEAAETLNIDPIELRKMNMLSVGDTFYGQGPAVISTIRSNGTLALLDKCAAAVGWEKRGHGRGTTPYPDKPWIRRGIGLARGFHTSGCGSEKPNKFIIDVSGAIVKMNEDGTATILNSAADCGGGNMSVYCSLVAEIVGLRYEDVHIKTGDTDCTIFDGATHASRGVYGAGQPIVKCAEDVRRQIIEWGARIFGCGVEDIDIKDSRMFLVADPKIGKPVGDIILKGISSGWGNVCSNHTVRPKACPPHFTVIFAVVDVNTHTGKVDIVRVVAGADAGTILNRNNVEGQIVGGVHMGAGYALMEDTIFSKEGRPLNAQFGDYKILTSLDMPPVEIITEETWEPTGPLGAKGIGEGVTNPVAPAIANAIHDACGIRIPDLPCTPEKILDALGAKEA, encoded by the coding sequence GTGAGACAATTCCAGATAGTAGGCAGACGACAGGAAAAACAGGAAGCCGCGCTCAAAGCTATGGGCAAGCTCAAGTATACGGGCGACCTTTATGTGCCGGATATGCTTCACTGCAAGATACTCCGCAGCCCCTACGCAAATGCCATCGTCAAGAACGTCGACAAAGACGAAGCCTTGAAGATTCCCGGAGTAGTCGACATCATAACCTACGATGACGTGCCGAAGATACTGAGCATGCATCAGTATCTCCATGTCCCGGAGATCATGTATAAGGATAGTTATCTGCTGGAGCGTCACGTGCGCCACGTCGGGGACCGTGTGGCGGCTGTGGCGGCGGAGACGGTCGAGGCGGCGGAAGCGGCCCTCGAAAAGATAAAGGTTGAATACGAGGTGCTGCCGTCAGCTCTGGATTTTGAATCGACGCTTGCGCCGGAGGCGCCCGTGATACACGAAGAGGCGCTCAAGGGCGACAATCCGGTCAATATAAGAGGCAATGTCTTCGACACGGTCGACATCACTATCGGAGACGTGGAAAAGGCCTTTGACGAGGCGGATTTAGTATTGACGAAGCATTTCCGTACTTCGAAGCCGAACCCCGCTCCGCTTGAGAGGACAGCCGTACTCTGCGTGCCTGACGGTAATGGACATGTGGATATTTGGGCCACATCCCAAGGAATACACGCAATGAGGATGAACATCGCCTGCTCGCTCGGACTGCCCATTTCGAGACTGACCTGTCATAGAGTCTTCCTCGGGGGCGCCTTCGGGGCTCATATCCAGACGGGCTTCATCGAAAATATCTGCACGCTCCTCGCACTGAGGACTGGGCGCCCGATAAAGGGAGAGAAAACACGCGAAGAGATGTTCCTTTCGTGCGGCAGACATCCAATGCTGCTGAAATTGAAAGTCGGATTCAAAAAGAACGGCAAGATAACGGCGTTGCACGCCGACGTAACCGACGACACGGGCGCTTACGCGTTCAGCGGCTCCTCGAAGATGATGCTGGCGGCCGGATTTACCCTTTCGATGTATAAATGCCCTAACCTGCGCATGTCGGGACGTGCGGTCTATACGAACACGCCTCCGCTCACCGCTATGCGCGGCGCGGGAAACCCACAGGCGACGTGGGCCGTAGAGTCGGTGATGGATGAGGCGGCAGAAACTCTGAACATCGACCCGATCGAACTTAGAAAGATGAACATGCTGTCAGTCGGAGATACCTTCTACGGGCAAGGCCCGGCGGTCATAAGCACGATACGTTCGAACGGAACGCTGGCGCTGCTCGACAAATGTGCGGCAGCCGTCGGTTGGGAGAAACGCGGGCACGGCAGGGGAACTACCCCCTACCCCGACAAGCCGTGGATCAGGCGCGGCATCGGCCTTGCGAGAGGCTTCCATACGTCGGGCTGCGGATCCGAGAAACCGAACAAATTCATCATCGACGTCAGCGGGGCGATCGTAAAAATGAACGAGGACGGCACGGCGACGATCCTAAATTCGGCGGCGGACTGCGGCGGCGGGAACATGAGCGTTTACTGCTCGCTCGTAGCCGAGATCGTTGGGCTGCGCTATGAGGATGTCCACATCAAGACGGGCGACACGGACTGTACGATATTCGACGGGGCGACACACGCGAGCCGCGGCGTCTACGGCGCGGGTCAACCTATCGTAAAATGCGCCGAAGATGTACGTCGCCAGATAATCGAGTGGGGTGCAAGGATATTTGGCTGTGGCGTTGAGGACATAGACATCAAGGACAGCAGGATGTTCCTCGTCGCCGACCCTAAGATCGGCAAACCGGTCGGCGACATAATCCTCAAGGGAATTTCGAGCGGCTGGGGAAACGTCTGTTCCAACCATACGGTAAGGCCAAAGGCTTGCCCGCCTCATTTCACGGTAATATTCGCCGTGGTCGATGTTAACACCCACACTGGAAAGGTCGACATAGTAAGGGTCGTCGCCGGGGCCGACGCCGGAACTATACTCAACCGCAACAATGTCGAGGGGCAAATCGTCGGAGGCGTGCACATGGGCGCCGGCTACGCGCTGATGGAGGACACGATTTTCAGTAAAGAAGGGCGTCCACTCAACGCACAGTTCGGCGACTACAAGATCCTCACTTCTCTTGACATGCCTCCGGTAGAAATCATAACCGAAGAGACATGGGAGCCGACAGGGCCGCTCGGAGCAAAGGGCATAGGCGAAGGAGTCACAAACCCTGTAGCACCGGCGATCGCAAATGCTATTCACGACGCGTGTGGGATAAGGATACCGGACCTTCCGTGCACACCGGAAAAAATTCTAGACGCGCTTGGCGCAAAGGAGGCTTAA
- a CDS encoding FAD binding domain-containing protein: protein MREFNYYEPKAISEACGLLRAEGAKVIAGGTDLIVQIKRGVLKPASVINIKSVEELSGITASDEGLTIGALTKISKIAASSDILGHNRAICVGADNIGTPQVRSLATIGGNICNSSPCADTVPGLLVADAVAIIADGTGERRMPLADFFRGPGKNALDKEKGELLKAIFLPKLPENTTQGFYKAGPRKAADIAVINMAISLSFKNGICTRARIAMGSVAPVPKRAYDAENAIESSGTIRDFDEIAELITRAASPIDDVRGSAKYRLHMLRVAAAELLEELCNRGEGKND, encoded by the coding sequence ATGCGTGAATTCAACTACTACGAGCCAAAGGCAATATCGGAAGCGTGCGGCCTTCTCAGGGCCGAGGGCGCTAAAGTGATAGCCGGAGGGACCGACCTCATCGTTCAGATCAAGCGCGGCGTGTTGAAACCGGCTTCTGTCATAAACATCAAGAGTGTAGAAGAGTTAAGCGGCATAACGGCCTCCGACGAGGGGCTCACGATAGGAGCTCTGACTAAGATATCAAAAATCGCAGCGTCATCTGATATTCTGGGGCACAACCGCGCAATCTGCGTCGGAGCGGATAATATCGGGACACCGCAGGTGCGCAGTCTCGCAACGATCGGAGGCAATATCTGCAACTCTTCTCCGTGCGCCGACACCGTTCCGGGGCTGCTGGTTGCGGACGCCGTGGCCATTATAGCCGACGGCACGGGTGAACGCAGAATGCCGCTCGCCGATTTCTTCAGAGGGCCTGGCAAAAACGCACTCGATAAAGAGAAGGGGGAGCTTCTAAAAGCTATCTTCCTGCCGAAACTGCCGGAAAATACGACACAGGGTTTCTATAAGGCGGGACCAAGGAAAGCCGCCGACATAGCCGTTATCAACATGGCGATATCGCTCTCTTTCAAAAACGGCATCTGTACAAGGGCGCGCATCGCGATGGGCTCAGTCGCGCCGGTGCCGAAGAGGGCGTACGACGCGGAAAATGCGATAGAAAGCAGTGGGACGATCAGGGACTTCGATGAGATAGCTGAGTTGATCACGCGTGCGGCGTCTCCGATAGACGATGTGCGCGGCTCGGCGAAATATAGGCTGCATATGCTGCGCGTAGCCGCAGCCGAATTGCTGGAGGAACTCTGCAACAGGGGAGAAGGTAAAAATGATTAA
- a CDS encoding (2Fe-2S)-binding protein, with protein sequence MIKKTVTLTLNGSTIMREVPVNRTMLDFLRDDLKLTGTKCGCGAGECGSCTILVNGEPVNSCLMLATDADGKEVTTIEGLSRDGGLHPLQKAFLAYGAIQCGYCTPGMILSSKALLDRNPHPTIDEIKKALSGNICRCTGYDKIFKAVMSVANGEILDDPVDGVWLQDDLPPRRCEEHKQ encoded by the coding sequence ATGATTAAGAAAACTGTGACCCTTACTCTTAACGGAAGCACAATAATGAGAGAAGTACCCGTTAATCGTACTATGCTCGATTTTCTACGCGACGACCTGAAACTGACCGGCACTAAATGCGGCTGCGGGGCAGGTGAATGCGGAAGCTGTACGATTCTCGTGAACGGAGAGCCTGTGAACTCCTGTCTGATGCTCGCAACCGACGCCGACGGCAAGGAGGTCACGACGATAGAGGGGCTTAGCAGGGACGGCGGTCTGCATCCGCTGCAAAAGGCTTTCTTGGCTTACGGCGCGATACAGTGCGGTTACTGCACGCCGGGCATGATACTTTCTTCGAAGGCGCTGCTTGACCGCAATCCACATCCAACAATAGACGAAATCAAAAAAGCTTTATCCGGAAATATCTGCCGCTGCACAGGTTATGATAAGATATTCAAGGCTGTCATGAGCGTGGCGAACGGTGAAATCCTCGACGATCCGGTAGACGGCGTCTGGCTTCAGGATGACCTGCCGCCGCGCAGATGCGAAGAACATAAACAGTAG
- a CDS encoding IclR family transcriptional regulator, with protein sequence MRKFIDSIDTILTILEALESSEGACSVRRIEDLTGVPKSTAHRILQELTSIGWTYQDEDDKNYYIGLKFLSLANEWRANLDIVRRIDPMLRNVSKRCGQSAFLNIIDGERAVCLHKVESENIVRVSSIIGEGYAFHAGASGKTLLAYAPQQLVEKVLSQKLEAFTPFTVTDPEVLKEELKTIREKGRCETVEERDPGVAAISFHVELPGISTIMALTVAGTRFDYERDREMWLSALNEEIGKPVSG encoded by the coding sequence ATGCGGAAGTTTATTGACTCAATCGATACTATTCTGACCATCTTAGAAGCGCTCGAAAGCTCCGAAGGGGCGTGCAGTGTAAGAAGGATAGAAGATCTGACCGGAGTCCCGAAGAGCACCGCCCACAGGATTCTGCAGGAGCTTACTTCCATCGGTTGGACGTATCAGGATGAGGATGACAAAAATTACTATATAGGGCTGAAGTTCCTCTCGCTGGCAAACGAATGGAGGGCAAACCTCGACATAGTCAGGAGAATAGACCCGATGCTCAGGAACGTTTCTAAGCGATGCGGGCAGTCGGCGTTTCTCAATATCATTGATGGGGAAAGGGCCGTCTGCCTGCATAAGGTCGAGTCAGAGAACATCGTCCGCGTCTCGTCGATAATCGGCGAAGGGTACGCGTTCCACGCCGGCGCAAGCGGCAAAACGCTTCTCGCATACGCTCCGCAGCAGCTGGTGGAGAAGGTTCTTTCTCAGAAGCTCGAAGCTTTCACTCCGTTCACCGTAACCGACCCCGAGGTCCTGAAAGAAGAGCTGAAAACAATACGTGAAAAGGGGCGCTGCGAAACGGTTGAGGAAAGGGATCCTGGCGTTGCAGCGATCTCGTTCCATGTTGAGCTGCCCGGCATAAGCACAATAATGGCACTTACCGTGGCGGGAACAAGGTTCGATTACGAAAGAGACAGAGAGATGTGGCTCTCCGCTCTGAACGAAGAAATTGGGAAACCGGTGTCAGGATAA
- the allB gene encoding allantoinase AllB, with translation MNSLVVKNAQILSECDYFKGWVYVENGKIIAMGSACDIPAADAVIDAHGLALLPGGVDPHVHIRFPGGSHRETFVTGTKAAAAGGVTTIVEHPISTPPQYSPETLAPRVEAVKEQSVVDVAFLGAAGGKKINEIPRIAEAGVWGYKTFLHAAPEGREKEFVGLTSETNYELYNVMRAVRETGLPMAAHGEDNDLVAGGIAELRRTGHTAPIDHAKSRTALAEALAVDRLIRIAEEVGCKLYLVHISTPEAIEAAKAARARGMDVTIETCPQYLYLTERALNEFGAYAKCNPALRDEARVEKMWDYIKDGTVDTVGSDHAPYTVEEKERNSQDIFVAPAGFPGLETRFGLMMKAVADGKISLRRAVELISTNPAKAYGLYPEKGAIRIGADADFVLCDPMAGFTVKKDEMQTMAKNIAKVFDGWKLNGVIDKVILRGRVIYEDKKVIGESGYGRCLLKGKRR, from the coding sequence ATGAACAGTTTAGTTGTCAAAAACGCGCAGATTCTTTCCGAATGTGATTATTTCAAAGGCTGGGTCTATGTGGAAAACGGGAAAATTATAGCTATGGGAAGCGCCTGCGACATCCCCGCAGCTGACGCCGTTATAGACGCGCATGGGCTGGCTCTGCTTCCCGGCGGCGTCGACCCGCACGTGCATATCCGTTTCCCCGGCGGCTCGCACCGCGAGACTTTCGTGACGGGTACTAAGGCCGCTGCAGCCGGCGGCGTCACGACGATAGTCGAGCATCCGATCTCGACGCCGCCGCAGTACAGCCCCGAGACGCTGGCGCCGCGCGTTGAAGCTGTAAAGGAGCAGTCTGTGGTCGACGTAGCGTTCCTAGGGGCGGCCGGCGGCAAAAAGATAAACGAGATACCGCGCATAGCGGAGGCCGGCGTATGGGGCTACAAGACATTCCTGCACGCCGCGCCCGAAGGACGCGAAAAAGAATTCGTCGGGCTTACGAGTGAAACGAATTACGAACTTTACAACGTTATGAGGGCCGTCAGAGAAACGGGGCTGCCGATGGCGGCGCACGGCGAAGACAACGACCTTGTCGCCGGAGGCATAGCGGAGCTCCGCAGAACGGGGCATACGGCCCCGATAGATCACGCAAAATCGCGCACGGCGCTTGCCGAGGCGCTGGCGGTCGACCGCCTTATAAGGATAGCGGAGGAGGTAGGCTGCAAGCTCTACTTAGTGCACATTTCGACGCCTGAAGCGATCGAAGCCGCGAAGGCTGCGCGCGCGAGGGGCATGGACGTCACGATAGAGACATGCCCGCAGTACCTTTATCTGACCGAACGCGCTCTCAACGAATTCGGCGCTTACGCAAAGTGCAACCCCGCGTTGCGCGACGAGGCGCGCGTCGAAAAGATGTGGGACTACATAAAGGACGGAACCGTCGACACCGTAGGCAGCGACCACGCTCCTTACACGGTCGAGGAAAAGGAGCGCAACTCCCAGGACATCTTCGTCGCGCCGGCGGGTTTCCCGGGCCTTGAGACGCGTTTCGGGCTGATGATGAAGGCCGTCGCAGACGGCAAAATCTCTCTCCGACGCGCGGTCGAGCTCATATCGACGAACCCCGCGAAGGCTTACGGCCTCTACCCAGAAAAGGGCGCGATAAGAATCGGCGCGGATGCGGACTTTGTGCTCTGCGACCCCATGGCCGGATTTACCGTTAAAAAAGACGAGATGCAGACGATGGCGAAGAATATCGCTAAGGTTTTCGACGGCTGGAAGCTGAACGGCGTCATCGACAAGGTCATACTTCGCGGGCGCGTGATCTACGAGGACAAAAAGGTCATAGGCGAGTCCGGCTACGGCAGATGCCTGCTTAAAGGAAAACGCCGGTGA
- a CDS encoding M20 family metallo-hydrolase, which yields MTATINKERLLSDLFGQGKIGWHAGRGMQRAAYSEAYAEAREWFEGKMRAAGLKTRVDGVGNLFGRLEGRSRRTIMMGSHLDSVDNGGIYDGPLGVAAALEVIRSIEESGAAPEHSLEVGAFIGEEGEPLGGTFGSRAFAGLLPSGYRRETLDGFGVSEEAVTASKGNLANYAAFFELHIEQGPFLERRGLQIGVPFGIVGVTRLNITVKGEANHAGTTPMAERKDAMRAAAGFIHSWFEWMDGQKNMVCNVGVLEALPGHVSVVPGEVRFVLELRSVDDSLVKAAGVKALEMSKMLSPCSALVETLGAKPAVMLDERLVKMIKESADKAGFSAALMPSGASHDASPIAHVIPTGMIFVPSHNGVSHSKDEFTSEEDVLRGVELLKYVVCEADRRLG from the coding sequence GTGACTGCGACAATAAATAAAGAGAGATTACTCTCCGACCTCTTCGGACAGGGCAAAATAGGCTGGCACGCCGGCAGAGGTATGCAGCGCGCCGCCTACAGCGAGGCTTACGCCGAAGCGCGCGAATGGTTCGAAGGTAAAATGAGGGCCGCGGGTCTCAAAACACGCGTCGACGGCGTCGGGAACCTATTCGGGCGATTAGAGGGCAGAAGCCGCCGCACTATTATGATGGGATCGCATCTCGACTCCGTGGACAACGGCGGGATTTACGACGGTCCGCTCGGAGTGGCTGCGGCGCTTGAAGTCATAAGGTCAATCGAGGAAAGCGGCGCTGCGCCTGAGCACAGCCTTGAGGTCGGCGCGTTCATCGGCGAGGAGGGGGAGCCGCTCGGCGGCACCTTTGGGAGCCGCGCGTTCGCGGGATTGCTGCCCTCCGGCTACAGGCGCGAGACGCTCGACGGCTTCGGCGTCAGCGAAGAGGCGGTCACGGCAAGCAAAGGGAATCTCGCAAATTACGCAGCGTTTTTCGAGCTTCACATAGAGCAGGGCCCCTTCCTCGAACGCAGAGGGCTCCAAATCGGCGTACCCTTCGGCATAGTGGGCGTCACGAGGCTCAATATCACCGTGAAGGGCGAGGCAAATCACGCCGGGACGACTCCGATGGCGGAAAGAAAGGACGCGATGCGCGCCGCCGCCGGTTTCATCCACAGCTGGTTCGAATGGATGGACGGACAGAAAAACATGGTCTGCAACGTCGGCGTTCTTGAAGCGCTTCCCGGGCATGTCAGCGTCGTCCCCGGCGAGGTACGTTTCGTGCTTGAACTCCGCTCGGTCGACGACTCGCTCGTAAAGGCTGCCGGCGTTAAGGCGCTGGAAATGTCGAAGATGCTTTCGCCTTGCAGCGCGCTGGTGGAGACGCTTGGAGCGAAGCCTGCGGTTATGCTTGACGAGAGGCTCGTCAAAATGATAAAGGAGAGCGCCGATAAAGCCGGATTTTCCGCGGCGTTGATGCCGAGCGGCGCGTCCCACGACGCTTCGCCGATAGCGCACGTCATCCCGACTGGGATGATATTCGTCCCGAGCCATAACGGCGTCAGCCATTCGAAAGACGAGTTCACGAGCGAGGAGGACGTTCTCCGCGGCGTCGAGCTTTTGAAGTATGTCGTATGCGAGGCCGACCGCCGGCTCGGGTAG
- the ilvN gene encoding acetolactate synthase small subunit: MKSTFSIVSEDSPGVLMRISSLIYRRGYNIESLSVGRTDVPGLSRFTIIIEGEEGVYEQIRKQLSKLIEVIEVRNLTAEGPFVERWLSLVKVMAPVERRPHILQTAEIFRCRVVDLGSDAITLEVTGDRGKVEACMAALKPYGILETAGSGQVALSRTGFEG, translated from the coding sequence TTGAAGAGTACATTCAGCATAGTTTCAGAAGACAGTCCTGGCGTGCTTATGCGAATCTCGAGCCTCATCTACAGGCGTGGCTACAATATAGAAAGCCTAAGCGTAGGGCGCACAGACGTGCCGGGGCTTTCCCGTTTCACGATAATAATCGAAGGAGAAGAAGGCGTTTACGAGCAGATACGCAAGCAGCTTTCAAAGCTGATAGAGGTCATCGAGGTGCGCAACCTCACGGCCGAGGGGCCTTTCGTCGAGCGCTGGCTCTCTTTAGTAAAGGTCATGGCCCCGGTAGAGCGCAGGCCGCATATCCTCCAGACCGCCGAGATTTTCCGCTGCCGCGTCGTCGACCTCGGCTCCGACGCTATAACGCTCGAAGTAACGGGAGACCGCGGCAAGGTCGAAGCCTGCATGGCGGCGCTCAAACCCTACGGAATACTCGAAACTGCCGGCTCGGGGCAAGTCGCCCTTTCGCGGACCGGCTTCGAAGGTTAG
- the ilvC gene encoding ketol-acid reductoisomerase, with amino-acid sequence MAKIYYDRDADLDFLKGKTVAVIGYGSQGHAHAQNLRDSGVKAVVALHGGSKSQARAQADGFEVYTVAEASKIADFIMFLTPDHLQADIYKTQVLPNMKPDAGLLFAHGFAVHFGQIVPPASHDVLMIAPKGPGHMVRAMYKEGKGVPCLIAVFQDASGKGKEYALAYASAIGGGRAGIIETTFREETETDLFGEQAVLCGGVCELMQQGFKTLVDAGYQPEMAYFECINEMKLIVDMIFEGGMSWMRYSISDTAKYGDMTAGPRVVGEESRKAMKQLLKEIQDGTFARDWILENQTGRPRMKKWAKAAQEAPHEAVGRELRKMMPWMEQKEVPKF; translated from the coding sequence ATGGCAAAGATTTATTACGACCGCGACGCTGATTTAGATTTCCTGAAGGGAAAGACGGTCGCGGTAATAGGATACGGCAGCCAGGGACACGCGCACGCGCAGAACCTCCGCGACAGCGGGGTGAAGGCCGTAGTGGCCCTTCACGGGGGAAGCAAGTCGCAAGCCAGGGCTCAGGCCGACGGCTTTGAGGTCTACACAGTCGCCGAGGCGTCGAAGATAGCCGATTTCATCATGTTCCTGACGCCCGACCATTTACAGGCCGATATATATAAGACGCAGGTGTTGCCGAACATGAAGCCCGATGCGGGGCTCCTCTTCGCGCACGGATTTGCGGTACATTTCGGGCAGATCGTGCCGCCGGCGTCGCACGACGTCCTCATGATCGCGCCGAAGGGCCCCGGGCACATGGTGCGAGCCATGTACAAGGAGGGCAAGGGCGTCCCCTGCCTCATCGCGGTCTTCCAGGACGCCAGCGGCAAGGGCAAGGAATACGCGCTCGCCTACGCCTCCGCCATCGGCGGGGGGCGCGCCGGCATCATCGAAACGACCTTCCGCGAAGAGACCGAAACCGACCTCTTCGGCGAACAGGCCGTCTTATGCGGCGGCGTGTGCGAGCTTATGCAGCAGGGCTTCAAGACGCTGGTCGACGCCGGCTACCAGCCCGAGATGGCCTACTTCGAATGCATCAACGAAATGAAGCTCATCGTCGACATGATCTTCGAGGGCGGCATGAGCTGGATGCGCTACAGCATCAGCGACACCGCGAAGTACGGAGACATGACCGCCGGGCCGCGCGTCGTCGGCGAAGAGTCGCGCAAAGCCATGAAGCAGCTCCTCAAAGAGATACAGGACGGCACCTTCGCGCGCGACTGGATACTCGAGAACCAGACCGGACGCCCGCGCATGAAGAAGTGGGCGAAGGCCGCGCAGGAAGCCCCGCACGAAGCGGTGGGCAGGGAGCTCCGCAAGATGATGCCGTGGATGGA